The following coding sequences are from one Longimicrobium sp. window:
- a CDS encoding RNA polymerase sigma factor, whose amino-acid sequence MEAPSDAQLVGRILGGERELYAQLVGRYQDALFRHAAAMVGDSDAAADLVQDSFVKAYTRLDTCQDPERFPAWLFRILRNRCKDWLKNRRQHTVSLVDEAHAAPVGDDPGLQLERTELGRVVEAALARLPESQREAFLLKHVEGRSYEEMAEMLDTGISALKMRVMRARETLQEMLKDVV is encoded by the coding sequence GTGGAAGCACCCTCGGACGCGCAGCTGGTCGGCCGGATCCTGGGCGGAGAGCGCGAGCTCTACGCCCAGCTGGTGGGCCGCTACCAGGACGCGCTCTTCCGCCACGCCGCGGCGATGGTGGGCGACTCCGACGCCGCCGCCGACCTGGTGCAGGACTCGTTCGTCAAGGCGTACACCCGCCTGGACACCTGCCAGGACCCGGAGCGCTTCCCCGCCTGGCTCTTCCGCATCCTGCGCAACCGCTGCAAGGACTGGCTGAAGAACCGGCGCCAGCACACGGTGTCGCTGGTGGACGAGGCGCACGCCGCCCCCGTGGGCGACGACCCCGGCCTCCAGCTGGAGCGCACGGAGCTGGGCCGCGTGGTGGAGGCGGCGCTCGCGCGGCTCCCCGAGTCCCAGCGCGAGGCCTTCCTCCTCAAGCACGTGGAGGGGCGCAGCTACGAGGAGATGGCCGAGATGCTCGACACCGGCATCAGCGCGCTCAAGATGCGGGTGATGCGGGCGCGGGAGACGCTGCAGGAGATGCTGAAGGACGTGGTTTGA
- a CDS encoding TraR/DksA C4-type zinc finger protein — protein sequence MLAEHERSRIEHRLLREREQALDAIEHFDERLADLRDRAGELSLYRFHPADVGTESQDQEQDFLLTSVEGRRLYQIDEALSRLYKSPETFGACEVCGRDIGVERLEVIPETRLCAEHARAADEAAGVDADPREAARTDNEPRS from the coding sequence ATGCTGGCAGAACACGAGCGGAGCCGGATCGAGCACCGCCTGCTGCGCGAGCGCGAGCAGGCGCTGGACGCCATCGAGCACTTCGACGAGCGGCTCGCCGACCTGCGCGACCGCGCGGGCGAGCTGAGCCTGTACCGCTTCCACCCGGCCGACGTCGGCACCGAGTCGCAGGACCAGGAGCAGGACTTCCTCCTCACCAGCGTGGAGGGCCGGCGCCTGTACCAGATCGACGAGGCGCTCTCGCGGCTCTACAAGTCGCCCGAGACCTTCGGCGCGTGCGAGGTGTGCGGCCGCGACATCGGGGTGGAGCGCCTGGAGGTGATCCCCGAGACGCGCCTCTGCGCCGAGCACGCCCGCGCCGCCGACGAGGCCGCCGGCGTGGACGCCGACCCCCGCGAGGCGGCGCGCACGGACAACGAGCCGCGCTCGTAG